Within the Methanomassiliicoccus sp. genome, the region TTCGCCATCGAGAAGATGGATGAGGAGGAGGCACGGGAGACCCTCAAGCTCTGGTCGGAGATGCTGGACCTGGAAGAGGAGATCTCTGGGCAGTAATGAAATAAAAAAGGAAGGGGCGGACCCCTTCAATATTTCTTCAATATCTCCGAGAAGAATCCAGAGTACAGCGGCGCTATCGTATTGTTACCGGTCATGCGGTCCTTGACCGACAGCGTGGTCACGTAGGCTTTGGAATTCTTCGTGAACAGCATATCATGGCCGACGCAGAGTCCCAGCACGATGTTCAGCTGTGTACCTGCCTGGTTCAGCAGCTCGGCCTGGTAGACAGGATTGCACACCGACTCCATCTCACTCTTAATGCAGTTCTCCTTGGGAATGTCGAACTCCACCTTCTTCATGGAAAAGTTACGGCAGATGACCGAGCATACCTCGAACCCTCGGGCCTCCAGCACCTTGGTCAGCTTGATCCCCTCGTCCCTGGCGGCCAGGCAGAATGCCACTCCGATCTTTTTCCATCCCATCTGGTCGGCGAAAGCCATGATCTCGGATATGCGCGGCCTGATGGGAGTGAGTACTCCATTCACCGGCTGCAAGGTCCCCCGCTCGACCTTGGCCGCGGTCTGCATGATCTTCTGGGTCTCCGGTTCATGGTAGCGCTCGATAATCTCCTCTCGAGTCACCTCGGAGACGTTGGTCGGGCAATCCTTGAATTTGCCGGGCTCGCCGGCCTTGCATCCGGCATCCCCGCACCTATCGCATCTTGGAAAATCCATCAGTTCACCGTTATCGAATCTTTAGGGGAGTTAATATAGTCTGCCCCAAAATGTGCCACAAGCCTATTTTATTGAAAAAGCTTAAAAAGGAAGAATGAAGGGGTTTAGGCTCAGTGCTTGGATAGCCGGATGAGCTCGTCCCACTTGCGGTCCACGTTGGCCTGGATCTCCTCGACCAGCGCGGAGTGCTTGGGATCCATAAGGTGCTTGAAGCGGCCCTGGGACTTCAGCCAGTCCATGATCGGGCGCTTCTCCGCCTTGCCCTCGGCGATGCGCTTGCTCTCAGCGGTGATCCTCCACTTGCCGTTGTCGTACTCGTAGAGAGGCCACAGGCAGGTCTCCACCGCTAGTTTGGACATATCGATGGTCAGCGCCGAGTCGTACCTCCACCCGCGGGGGCAGGGTGAGATGACGTTGAGAAAGGCGGGGCCGCCTGCCTCAAAGCCCTTGGCGGCCTTCTCGATCAGGTCCTTCCAGTTGTGCGGGGACGCCTGAGCGGCGTACGGCAGTTCATGGGCGGCGACAATCTTGGTGATGTCCTTGGGGAACTCCCGCTTCCCGGGAATGCAGGTGCCCGATGGGCAGGTCGTGGTAGACGCTCCCTTCTCGGTCGCCCCGCTCCTTTGGATGCCGGTGTTCATGTACGCCTCATTGTTCATGCACACAAAGAGGAACTGGTGACCGCGCTCGATGGCCCCGGACAGCGCCTGGAAACCGATATCGTAGGTCGCACCGTCGCCGGCGAAGCAGACGAAACGCATGTCATCCTTAATCTTTCCCTTACGCTTGAGCACGCGGTACGCCGATTCGACCCCGGAGATCGTGGCGGCGGTATTCTCGAACGCACTGTGGATCCATGGGACGTTCCATGAGGAATACGGGTAGCCAGAGGTGGAGACCTCGAAGCACCCAGTGGCGTTAGACACGACCACCGGCTTATCCGTCGCCAGGAGCACCTGCTTAGCGACAACAGGCTCCGAGCAACCGGCACACAGGCGGTGACCCTCGGTGAGCCTGACCGGCTTGGCCGTCATCTCCTTGATGGATATCATTGCTTCACCCCCAGATAATTGATGTTCTTGGCCGTCCCGGCCTCCATCTCCCTGAACACGACCTTCAGGTCCTCGACCCCCACGTCCCTGCCTCCGAGACCATAAACATAGTTCACAGTCCGAGGGTGAATGCGGTTGTCGAACTCGGCCGAGCGCACGTCGGAGAACAGCGGCCCGACAGCTCCGAAGCTTATGACCCGGTCCATGACCGCCACGGCCTTCTTACCCTCAAGGGCCTTTGCGATCTCCTGGTAGGGGAACGGACGGAACAGCCGCACCTTGATGCAGCCGACCTTGTGACCCTCCTTGCGGAGGTCATCGACCACGGCCTTCAGCGTGCCGGCGGTGGAACCCATGGCCACCGCCACGTATTCGGCGTCGTCGACCATGTACTTCTCGATAAGATCGTACTTCCGTCCGGTCAGCTTCTCGAACTCGGCGGCGACCTCCTTGAACACCGGGATGACGTTGTTCATGGCCATGGCTTGCTGGTACTTGTGCTCGTAGTAGTAGTCAGGCATGTCGAATGGCCCGTAGGAATGGGGGTTCTTCCAGTCCAGTAGGGGCAGAAGCGGCTTGTACTCCCCGACGAACTTCTTGACCTGGTCGTCCTCCACGGGGGTGAAGGACTCGATAGCATGGGTCACAATGAACCCGTCCAGACAGTTCATCACCGGCAGGTGGACGTCGGGATGCTCGGCGATGCGGAAGGACATCAGAGAGTTATCGTAGGCCTCCTGCACGTTCTCGGCGAAGATCTGCACCCAGCCGCTGTCCCTCGAGCCCATGGCATCGGAGTGGTCACAGTGGATGTTGATCGGCCCGGAGAGCGCCCGGTTGGCCACGGTCATGACGATCGGCAAGCGCATGGAAGCGGCGATGTAAAGCATCTCCCACATGAACGCCAGGCCGGCCGAGGCGGTCGCGGTGACCGATCTGGCACCAGCGGCGGCGGCACCGATGCAGATGCTCATGGAGCTGTGCTCCGATTCGCTGCACACGTACTCGGTGTCGACCTCGCCGTCGGCGACGTAGTCCGAGAACGCTTCCACAATGATGGTCTGCGGCGTAATGGGGTACGACGCGCACACATCCGGGTTTATCTGCTTCCAGGACAGAGCCACTGCCTGGTCCCCGTTCGCTGCGATCCTCTTCACTGCTCTCCCTCCTCGACCATAACGATAGCGTTCTTGGGGCATTGGTTGGCGCAGATGCCACAGCCCTTACAATGAGATAGCTTGATTCCCTTCATCTCTCCGCCCTCGACCAGGATGGAGTTGTCCGGGCAGTACATCCAACAGAACATGCAGTTGATGCACTTCTCCTTATCCACGACCGGCCGCTTGGACCTCCAGGAGCCGGTCTTGTATTCCTTGGCAGTGCCAGGTTCCATGATGACGGTAATCTTAGCGGACATCAGTCCACCTCCTCGTAGGCACGCTCGACGCTGAGGATGTTCTTCTCCACGACCTTCTCCGGGAGCTTTCCGCCCAGCTTGTTGCGCAGCTCCTTCTTGATGCTGTCCAGCTCCAGGACGCCTGAGACCTTGACCAGCGCGCCCAGCATGGCGGTGTTGGCCAATGGCTTCCCTATAGTCTCCAGGGCGATCTTGGTCGCGTTCACGGCATGAACGTCCAGATCGGTCGCCAAAGCCCGTCTCAGGCTCTCTTTGCCCTCGGCGTAGTTGGCCACCAGTGCGCCTTCCTTCTTCATCCCCTCGAGCACGTTGATGTTGCCGATGAGGGTAGGGTCCAGCACGACAACGTAGTCGGGGAAGTAGACCTGGCTGTGCACCTTGATGGGCTCCTCGGAAATGCGGGCGAATGCCCGGATGGGAGCTCCCATCCTTTCCGGCCCGAACTCGGGGAAGGCCTTCATGTACTTGCCCTCTTCGAGCGCGGCACCGGCCAGGATCTCGTTCGCGGTGACAACTCCTTGTCCACCCCTGCCGTGCCATCTTATCTCCATGGTCCTCAACTTAGTCCCTCGCTGGGCTCCGTGTAATCTTGAAAATATATAACCTTATCTTAAAAACGGCTATTTATTGCCCAAATTTCTTCGATTAAGCATATAGAGGAGAGAGTTATTCGGAAACGATTGAAGGATATCGCAGCTGACTGCATACCCAGTATATGCTTACCATCCGGAGATCGCTAACGTCCAGTTCCTCGGCCTTCCCGCGGACCCAGGCGGTCCGCGGCCTGGAAGGGGCGATACGGCCAGTATATTTTAAAAAATTTCGATAGATGTCCTGCAAAAGATTAGGTTTAAGACCATTGACTTTATGTTGGCGATGCTCCATGCAATCACAGGAGTCGACCGGGGATCGTACATGAGACGGATCATGAGCATCAAAGACCTTGGAGTAAATGACATTCCGATCGCAGGCGGCAAAGCCGCAAATCTGGGAGAGCTTACCTCCGCGGGGTTCAAGGTCCCGCCGGGATTCGTTCTGACGACGGAGTCGTATGATTACTATCTCACTCACAACGACCTGACCACGGTCATCGAGAAGGCCCTGGCTGGCCTGGATGTATCATCGGATGCCTCCTTGCAGGAGGCTTCCGGCAAGATCCGCAAGGCGTTCGAGGAGGGCGATATGCCCAAGGACCTCGAGACCGCCATACTGGAGGAGTACAAGAAGCTGGGCAAGGGCAAGAACCCCCTTGTAGCAGTCCGCTCCAGTGCCACCGCCGAGGACCTTCCCACCGCGTCCTTCGCCGGACAGCAGGATACCTACCTCAACGTGTCTGAGCCAGCATCCCTCCTTCTGAGCGTCAAGAAGTGCTGGGCCTCCCTGTTCACCCCCCGGGCCATCGCCTATCGGGTGTCTAAGCACTTCGAGCACGACAAGGTTAAGCTTGCCGTCGTGGTCCAGCGCATGGTCAACTCTGACATCTCCGGGATCATGTTCACCATTGACCCGAACTCCGAGCTGCCCCACATCATTATCGAGGCCGGTTACGGTCTGGGAGAGGCGTTGGTGGGCGGCAAGGTCACTCCCGATACCTATGTCGTCGACAAGTTCCACAGCAAAATCCTCAACCGCCGCATCTCCAACCAGACCTGGAAGCTGGTCCGGGGGGAGAGCGGGGAGTGCATGCGCAAGGACGTGCCCGTGGAGCTCGCGAAGCGGCAGAAACTCACCGACGAGCAGATCCTGAAGCTTGCCGACACTGGCAACCAGATCGAAATGCACTACGGCAGGCCGATGGACATCGAGTGGGCCATGGAGGGCGACGATATGTTCATCGTCCAGGCCCGGCCAGTCACCACCCTGACCAACGGCAACGGGAACAAGGAGCCCAAGAAGGAGGAGAAACTAGAGTCCGCCCGTAACATCCTGATCAAGGGCCTGGGAGCCAGTCCCGGCAAGGCCTGCGGACCGGTGCGGATCTACACCGACGACATGAGCCTGGACGCTGTCAAGCAGGGCGATGTCCTGGTCACCCAGATGACCACTCCTGACATGGTACCGGCGATGACCCGGGCGATCGCCATCGTCACCGACGAGGGTGGAATGACCTGCCATGCTGCGATTGTGGCTCGCGAACTCGGGATACCCTGCATTGTCGGTGCTATCGAGGCCACCAAGGTACTGAAGAATGGTATGGGCGTCACCGTCCACGGGCAGATGGGCGTAGTGTACGAGGGTCTGGAGAAGGAAGAAAAACCTGCCACCGTAGTAGCGGCCGCTGCGGCGACCGCTGTGGCCACGCCGATCACCGCTACCAAGATCATGGTCAATGTCGGCGTACCGCAGAAGGCCGAGGAGTATGCCCAGCTGCCAGTGCAGGGCGTCGGCCTGATGCGCATCGAGTTCCTCTTCACCTCATATATTCAGGAGCATCCATGCGCGCTGATCGAGCAGGGCAGGGAAGACGAGCTTGTAGAGAAGCTGTCCCAAGGCATCGCCATGGTGGCCAAGGCCTTCTACCCCCGCCCCATCATCCTTAGGACTAGCGACTTCAAGACCAACGAGTATCACGACATGAAGGGCGGCTCAAAATACGAACCGAAGGAGCAGAACCCCATGATCGGCTGGCGCGGCTGCTCACGGTATGTATCAGACAGCTACCGGGCGGCGTTTCTCGCGGAACTCAAGGCAGTCAAGAAGGCGCGCGACGAGATGGGCCTGAAGAACGTCTGGGTCATGCTACCGTTCGTTCGCACGGTGGATGAGGTCAAGCAGATCGAGAAGATGATGAACGGGGTGGGTCTGTACCGGGGCAACGACTTCAAGCTCTATCTCATGGCCGAGGTACCGGTGATCGTCTTCATGGCCGAGGAATTCGCCTCCGTGTGCGACGGTTTCTCCATCGGATCGAACGACCTTACCCAGCTGACCATGGGCGCGGATCGCGACTCGGACATCCTGGGCCGGATGGGCTACTTCGACGAAAGGTATCCGGCGATCAAGCGGGCCATCGCCCACCTGATCAAGCATGCCCATGCCAAGGGCATACCGGTCGGCATATGCGGGCAGGCGCCCTCGGTATATCCGGAGTTCTGTGAGTTCCTGGTGCGCTCGGGAATCGACTCAATCTCGTTGAACGCGGATACCGTGGTGAAGACCATCAACTATGTCGCCGCGGCCGAGCAAAGGATGATCCTGGAGTTGATAAGGAAGCAGCTCTAAACAATACGGGCCGGCGGGCTCACTTTTTCTCGCTCGCCGGCTCCTCGTCCTTCAACAATCTGGAATACACTTGAACCAGGGGGTGGTGCGAGCTCTGGATGATCTTAACGTCATCAAGAGTGTGTACACCCATCTCATCGGCCGACTTCTCCATCCCCAGTTCGATCTCGCGGTCGGGTTCCAGGACGAAGGCCTGGAACTGCCGTACCCCCATGTCCCTGGCCGCCAGAACACGGTGGTGGCCGTCCACCAGTACGTAGTGGTTGTTCTTCTGGATAACAATAAGAGGCTCGACCAGGCCCCGCTTGATCTCGTACTGCCTTCCCCTCAGCTCGTCAGCAAAAACCTCATGCTGGGTCGGCCTGATCATCTCGATGGGGATCACCCTCCGCTTAATGGCAATGCTGACCCCGTGCTTCTTCTCTAAGAAAGTCTTCAGCATGTTGATCTTGTTGGGGGTGGCCTTCTCGATGTGCGAGCGGATGATGTCGATATTTGACAGCATACCGACAGCAAGGCCGTTATCGTCGACCACCGGGACGTTCCTCAGCCCGTAACGGAAGAGGACCCTGGAGGCGTCATCGATGTCCATGTCCGGAGAGACGGTGATGGTGCCTACCTTGATGATATCCCGGACCTTGTCCTTGGGTCGGTCGATGGCCCTCAGCAGCTCCTTGGCGGTAACGAACCCGATGATATGTCCGTTCTCGGCCACCGGGAGACCGTGGAACTCGGTCTCGATCAATTTGCTCCGGGCCTGCTCCACCGTGTAGTCAGGAGGTATGGACACGACCTCCCGGACCATGTAATTGCTGACCTTCAGCTTCCCGTCCATGGGCTCCCTGCCACCCACATAACCAAGGGAGACACATAAAGTTGATGCACATTTCGTGTACCCAGGGCCGGGAAGTGCGTGACGGCATCATCAAAAAAGGTACCAGCAATCAGGGCGTCTCGCAAACGCATATATAGGACTAACATATTTGGGTCAAAAGCAAGCCCTGGTAGTGTAGCGGCCTATCATGAAGCCCTGTCGAGGCTTCGACTCGGGTTCAAATCCCGACCAGGGCGCCAATCGTTCTCATTCTCCTGTGTTCAAGCGAACCGGATCATCTTCTCCACCATCGGTAGGGCGATCTCCTCCTGCCGGGCGATGACCCTGTCAACTTCGGCCATAATCTCCGGTGAGGGTTCCTGGGTCTCTCGATCGTGGAGGGCAGCCAGCCGCTCGTCCTGGTCCGACGGCCATCCCGCCATCTCCCCGAACATGATGGTCCAGGTACGGCGGGTGGCGTCGATGTCGTAGCCCCCTCCCCCGACCACCAGGTATCGGCCATCGCACAGCTCGTGAGCGAGACCATGCATGGTGCGCGCTAGCTCAGCATATCCCAGGGTGGTGAGACCAAGGCCGACCAGGGGGTCCTTGTAGTGTCCGTCAGCGCCGAATTGGTGAATGATGAACTGCGGCTGGTAGGCCTTGAGCGCAGGGAGGGCTATGGTACGGTAGGCCTCCATGTATGTCCGGTCGTCGGTCCCCGGAGGCAGGGGGATGTTGATGTTGTAGCCCTTCCCCTCGTCCGTTCCCCTTTCATCCATGTTCCCCGTACCAGGGAAGAAACCCCGGCTGAAGCGATGAAGGGAGATCGTCAGCACGCTCTCCCCGTAAAAGATGTCCTGTGTTCCGTCCCCATGGTGGCCGTCGATATCCACCACCGCTATGCGCTGCAATCCGAACTCCCTCTGGAGGCAGCGCACCGCTACCGCGATATCATTGAACACACAGAAACCCGATACCGCTTCGGGATGAGCGTGGTGCAGCCCGCCGGCGGGATTGAAGGCGTGCTCGAACTCACCGTTCATTATGCCCTCGACCCCCCGAACCGTGCCGCCGACCGCCGCCAACGCCCCGGTGAACAGTCCGGGGTTTCCAGGGGTGTCCCCCCGATCCAGGAGGCTCCCTGCGATGCATCCTCGCTCGACCTCGGTCACGAAGCTGGGCGGGTGAACCCG harbors:
- a CDS encoding DUF1847 domain-containing protein, which encodes MDFPRCDRCGDAGCKAGEPGKFKDCPTNVSEVTREEIIERYHEPETQKIMQTAAKVERGTLQPVNGVLTPIRPRISEIMAFADQMGWKKIGVAFCLAARDEGIKLTKVLEARGFEVCSVICRNFSMKKVEFDIPKENCIKSEMESVCNPVYQAELLNQAGTQLNIVLGLCVGHDMLFTKNSKAYVTTLSVKDRMTGNNTIAPLYSGFFSEILKKY
- a CDS encoding thiamine pyrophosphate-dependent enzyme, coding for MISIKEMTAKPVRLTEGHRLCAGCSEPVVAKQVLLATDKPVVVSNATGCFEVSTSGYPYSSWNVPWIHSAFENTAATISGVESAYRVLKRKGKIKDDMRFVCFAGDGATYDIGFQALSGAIERGHQFLFVCMNNEAYMNTGIQRSGATEKGASTTTCPSGTCIPGKREFPKDITKIVAAHELPYAAQASPHNWKDLIEKAAKGFEAGGPAFLNVISPCPRGWRYDSALTIDMSKLAVETCLWPLYEYDNGKWRITAESKRIAEGKAEKRPIMDWLKSQGRFKHLMDPKHSALVEEIQANVDRKWDELIRLSKH
- the porA gene encoding pyruvate ferredoxin oxidoreductase; protein product: MKRIAANGDQAVALSWKQINPDVCASYPITPQTIIVEAFSDYVADGEVDTEYVCSESEHSSMSICIGAAAAGARSVTATASAGLAFMWEMLYIAASMRLPIVMTVANRALSGPINIHCDHSDAMGSRDSGWVQIFAENVQEAYDNSLMSFRIAEHPDVHLPVMNCLDGFIVTHAIESFTPVEDDQVKKFVGEYKPLLPLLDWKNPHSYGPFDMPDYYYEHKYQQAMAMNNVIPVFKEVAAEFEKLTGRKYDLIEKYMVDDAEYVAVAMGSTAGTLKAVVDDLRKEGHKVGCIKVRLFRPFPYQEIAKALEGKKAVAVMDRVISFGAVGPLFSDVRSAEFDNRIHPRTVNYVYGLGGRDVGVEDLKVVFREMEAGTAKNINYLGVKQ
- a CDS encoding 4Fe-4S binding protein, translating into MSAKITVIMEPGTAKEYKTGSWRSKRPVVDKEKCINCMFCWMYCPDNSILVEGGEMKGIKLSHCKGCGICANQCPKNAIVMVEEGEQ
- a CDS encoding 2-oxoacid:acceptor oxidoreductase family protein — its product is MEIRWHGRGGQGVVTANEILAGAALEEGKYMKAFPEFGPERMGAPIRAFARISEEPIKVHSQVYFPDYVVVLDPTLIGNINVLEGMKKEGALVANYAEGKESLRRALATDLDVHAVNATKIALETIGKPLANTAMLGALVKVSGVLELDSIKKELRNKLGGKLPEKVVEKNILSVERAYEEVD
- the ppsA gene encoding phosphoenolpyruvate synthase codes for the protein MRRIMSIKDLGVNDIPIAGGKAANLGELTSAGFKVPPGFVLTTESYDYYLTHNDLTTVIEKALAGLDVSSDASLQEASGKIRKAFEEGDMPKDLETAILEEYKKLGKGKNPLVAVRSSATAEDLPTASFAGQQDTYLNVSEPASLLLSVKKCWASLFTPRAIAYRVSKHFEHDKVKLAVVVQRMVNSDISGIMFTIDPNSELPHIIIEAGYGLGEALVGGKVTPDTYVVDKFHSKILNRRISNQTWKLVRGESGECMRKDVPVELAKRQKLTDEQILKLADTGNQIEMHYGRPMDIEWAMEGDDMFIVQARPVTTLTNGNGNKEPKKEEKLESARNILIKGLGASPGKACGPVRIYTDDMSLDAVKQGDVLVTQMTTPDMVPAMTRAIAIVTDEGGMTCHAAIVARELGIPCIVGAIEATKVLKNGMGVTVHGQMGVVYEGLEKEEKPATVVAAAAATAVATPITATKIMVNVGVPQKAEEYAQLPVQGVGLMRIEFLFTSYIQEHPCALIEQGREDELVEKLSQGIAMVAKAFYPRPIILRTSDFKTNEYHDMKGGSKYEPKEQNPMIGWRGCSRYVSDSYRAAFLAELKAVKKARDEMGLKNVWVMLPFVRTVDEVKQIEKMMNGVGLYRGNDFKLYLMAEVPVIVFMAEEFASVCDGFSIGSNDLTQLTMGADRDSDILGRMGYFDERYPAIKRAIAHLIKHAHAKGIPVGICGQAPSVYPEFCEFLVRSGIDSISLNADTVVKTINYVAAAEQRMILELIRKQL
- a CDS encoding CBS domain-containing protein; this encodes MDGKLKVSNYMVREVVSIPPDYTVEQARSKLIETEFHGLPVAENGHIIGFVTAKELLRAIDRPKDKVRDIIKVGTITVSPDMDIDDASRVLFRYGLRNVPVVDDNGLAVGMLSNIDIIRSHIEKATPNKINMLKTFLEKKHGVSIAIKRRVIPIEMIRPTQHEVFADELRGRQYEIKRGLVEPLIVIQKNNHYVLVDGHHRVLAARDMGVRQFQAFVLEPDREIELGMEKSADEMGVHTLDDVKIIQSSHHPLVQVYSRLLKDEEPASEKK
- a CDS encoding acetoin utilization protein AcuC; translated protein: MSGDSAFIYTDEYMLYQFGPRHPFQPIRERLTKDTLGSLGILDGQAREVTPPLVSMERLNRVHPPSFVTEVERGCIAGSLLDRGDTPGNPGLFTGALAAVGGTVRGVEGIMNGEFEHAFNPAGGLHHAHPEAVSGFCVFNDIAVAVRCLQREFGLQRIAVVDIDGHHGDGTQDIFYGESVLTISLHRFSRGFFPGTGNMDERGTDEGKGYNINIPLPPGTDDRTYMEAYRTIALPALKAYQPQFIIHQFGADGHYKDPLVGLGLTTLGYAELARTMHGLAHELCDGRYLVVGGGGYDIDATRRTWTIMFGEMAGWPSDQDERLAALHDRETQEPSPEIMAEVDRVIARQEEIALPMVEKMIRFA